From the Helianthus annuus cultivar XRQ/B chromosome 17, HanXRQr2.0-SUNRISE, whole genome shotgun sequence genome, the window agatcactgtttcttcaagTTCAAGTTTTGTTCTAAAGTCAAAACCGTATCTTTTTTCGATTTCTCTTCATACCCATGTGATATTCTTGATCACAAGAGGTTTTAATTGTTTTAAAGATTTTAATTGTAAAAAAAGGCTCAacctttttttttatatttatgtatCTTCAGATTAAGATGATGCAGGGGAATTATGCACATGGTCTTGGTCCTCTTGGAGGGTGTTACAGTACGGTTGAGTTCATGTCGGATTCATCAGGCTGTGAAAAATGGTCAAATGTTTCTAAAAAATGTTATGTTGAAGAAGCCAAGAGTTACACCCAGCCTGGATCTGttgctgagaagaaagctttctTTGATGCTTATTACAAGAAAATTGCCGCCCAAAAAGCCGCTGCAGCCGCCTTACTAGAGCAAGAAAAGGCGGCTGccgctgctgctgctgctgctgccgcAGCCGAAGCCCAGCGAGTTACCAGTAAGGTTGTAGATTTGGTAATTGACAATAACATAGGTGAAGATACTAAGAATACAGACTCGCTTAATTTTATAAATCTTGAGGTGTATAAAAAGGAGAGACCATTGTTAAAGGTGCTACATTTTTGTTACAACAGTCGTTTTCGTTCCTTTTGTTATGTGAAAAAAATTGGTAAAATTTGAGTGTTTATAATATTACAGTCAAAACCGGATGCCGATAAGGAGGTTAGGCGACCGATTATCACGAAGAAACCTGCAAGTTCTTCATGGGTGGCTTCCACCCATCACAAAAAAGACAAATTCAGCACTCCAAGAACCACACATGTTATTACAGATGATTACACTGATGGTCTAAGGATACATGGGGATAAAATGAATTCTAGTTTTGTAAAAGAATATTGCAGAAAAAACCAAAGCACAAAGCCTACTTCAAGTGTTAATTCCACCCCTAAACGAGCTGTAACGCCTATGAGAACCCCTGCAAAGGTGCTTTTTATAATCGTATACGTTTAATTGTCATTTGCTAATTCAGGCATAGTAAGATACTAAGATTTTCTTTGGTTTTTGTTACAGGCATTTGTAAACGGGGTTAATACCACCCCAAAGCGCGCTGTAACACCTATGAAAACCCCTGCGAAGGTggcttttttttattaaatacgTTATAATGTCATTTGCTAATTCAGGTGAAGTAATTTTATCTTTGGTTTTTGTTACAGGCATTTGTAAATGGGGTTAATTCCACCCCTAAACGCGCTGTAACGCCTACGAAAACTCCTGCGAAGGTGGCTTTTTATCGTATACGTTATAACGTCATTTGCTAATTCATGCAAAGTAATTTTATCTTTGGTTTTTGCTACAGGCATTTGTAAATGGAACTAATTCCACTCCTAAACGCACTGTAACGCCTTTGAAAACCCCTGCCAAGGTAGCGGTATTTTTTTTATCGAATACGTTATAATGTCATTTGGTAATTCAAGTAAAGTAAGATTATCTTTGGTTTTTGTTACAGGATTTTGTAAATGGGGTTAATTCCACCCCTAAACGCGCTGTAACGCCTATGAGAACCCCTGCGAAGGTGGCTTTTTTTATCGTATACGTTATACTGTCATTTGCTAATTCAGGCAAATTTATTCTATCTTTGGTTTTTCTTACAGGCATTTGTAAATGAGGTTAATTCTACCCTTAAACGCGCTATAACGCCTATGAAAATCCCTGTGAAggtggcttttttttttttttatcaaatacGTTATAATGTCATTTGCTAATTCAGGCAaagtaatattatttttgtttttgttacagGCATATGTAAATGGAGTTAATTCCACCCCTAAACGCGCTGTAACGCCTATGAAAACTCCTGCGAAGGTGTCTTTTTTTATCGTATACGTTATAATGTCATTTGCTAATTCAGGCAAAGTAAGGTTATCTTTGGTTTTTGTTACAGGCATTTGTAAACGGGGTTAATTCCACCCCTAAACGCGCTGTAACGCCTATGAAAACCCCTGCGAAGGTGATTTTTTTTATCGAATACGTTATAATGTAATTTACTAATTCAGGCAAAGTTAGATTACCTTTGGTTCTTCTTACAGGCATTTGTAAACGGGGTAAATAAGCAACCTTCAGCAACCCTTTCAGTAGATAGAAGGTaaatacgtgtgtgtgtgtgtgtgtgtatatttaTGTATGTAACGAAAAACTAATGTATCATCTATATGACTTaaaatgtttaatttttattGAATAGTTCAGAGTCATTCATTTCTTATACAAGCAAATTGAAATCTCCAACTATATCATCTCCCTTCGTGTTGAGGACAGACGATAGAGCTGCAAGAAGAAAACAGGCAGGAAATAAATTCATTTCGTATCGAATAGTTTctatttaattaattatattatcTAATTTTATATCTCAATTCAATTTCAGATGCTCGAAGAGAAATTTAATGAGAAGCAAGCAAAAGTAGTGCCACAGAAAGCACAGTTTAAGGTTATATCCTCCACAAATCTATAAACAGATGTTAAAAATTtatgagtaaaatgtcattttggtccctgaggttttggccagttttgcgacttttgtccaaaggtttgtttttccgcatctggatcccaaaggtttaaaatcttgccattttcatccggctcgttaactccatccatatttctccgttaaatcaggggtatttccgtcttttttgttaacttaaagggctattcggtctttttcaggggtattcggtctttttacataaagtgaaaaagaccgaattgcactttaagttagcaaaaaagatgaaaatacctctgacttaatggagaaaaatggatggagttaacgagccggatgaactggcaagattttaaaccatttggatccagatgcggaaaaacaaacctttggacaaaagtcgcaaaactggccaaacctcatgggcgaaaatgacattttactcataaatttattatatgattatggttcctaaaattgtaaaaaaatgtgGTGTTGCAGGAGAAAGCAGGATCAGAATTTAGAACAACGCGCGAAAGCTCTTATTTTAAAGCTCTACCATTGCCCGACTTTTATAACGGACGAGGAACACCCGAAAAGATTCTTGAAGCAATCCAAATTCGTTCACATTACGAGAAACACCCAAGAAGGTTCTAGAAGACTTTTGGAGAAATAACAATCATAACCGTATCTTTAGTAGCAGGTATCATGTGTCATGAAAACATGTCACCAAATATCAGCATTGGCCTATAATTGTCCCAAGGGAGAATGCAccatatttacatgttcattgTAGTTAACAAATGTTAATGTAACACACACTTATGATGAAGAAACACTTAACAAGTTCCGAACTGtcatatatgtatgtgtatatcgAGAGATATATGTGTGTATCACATATCTATGTATGTATGCATTCAAATACTAAATGATATACAAATCGTAGGAGATTCACTAGCAAAACGATGTTAAACATGTTGTGACGATGTAACAAGTGACACATGGTTTACTGGTTCAGGACTTGGAGATCTCTCGGGTTTCTTCTTAGGATATAGCAAATAATGTTGCACGATAAACAACACGTCGAAGAAGATAGAGACCTGCATATATCGAATTTCTTAACATACTTTagaatataattttatttatcatTTTCCGAGTTCCGTTTTCAGCAGTAGCTAAATGAGTTAATGATAATATGATATGCTTGAGTTGAGGTACATGACACATACCAAAGAAAGCAATGTCTTGCCTATATTTCCAAAGAAATTCACCGACGAATCTGCGAACATGAGCAAACAGCATCTTAGTTCATAATTCATGCTAACACCTCGATAAATAAAACTTGTGGAAAAATATAACATACGTTGGTCGAAAGATTGGACCGCCATTTGACCATAATTTGTCAATCCACCAAGCAGATCAAGCAATATGTTACCAATGCTGAACCCAGTTGTGCTCTTCCTTTTAAAGTTCATAATTGCCTGAACCCATAAAGTTTAGTTGGATATATCTACGGGCTTAAATAGAAGCATAAATCTTTTTATCttatctcaaacgggtcaaatgaaaAATTACTGGTAATATGTACAACTTCCTAAATCTTTTTATTCAAATAATTAATTATTATTGTAATGATCTTGTTTTCATAATGGCATTTAACACAATAATCAAGTATTAAAAATTTCATgaaataggaaaaaaaaaaaaaaagtgtttctTGCCACCAcatatgtgaaaaaaaaaaaaaaaaaaaacccttactTGAGGTATGTACTTGATGGCAGTCATGGAAACCTGTAACATGCTGCCATTAACATTATAAATTGGAGTGTTAGGCTTCATCTTGAACAAATCAAGGATAGTAGTATACATAATATGAATCTTACTTAAAGCAGGAGACGAGCCACAACCAAGAATGCGTTTGTATGGCTATAACAACACAAATGGCAACAATCATCCATGCTCCTGTAACTATGGCGATAGTAATCTTCGAGACCGTTTGAGATCCACGCTGCATATTTAAATATAGTACCCCGTCAACGTGGTCTCTTTTTTTAAAATTTACACAACTCAAAAGATGATTTAAAATACATTTGATATCCCATTTATTTGATTATACGATACTTACATCATAAATGGCGATCTGGAACAAGGTAAAGGCGGTTAGCAAAACCGCGTGGCTGGAGAAAGCAACATCATTTGCAGCTACTGGTATCATCTGTATACAAGGAAAAGAGATGAACGCGGATCAATGACTAAACACAGAAACTATTTGAATGCCTAGTACCCAAATCAGATCGGTTTGGCCCTAACTAATCGGAAAATCTCTTAATAACAAAACTACCACAATGAATAGCATTTAAACTAAACCAATAAAAAATTACGCATGACATCTTTAGGCATAATAGGCGAAATTTACGCCTTGAGGTGGACGAACCAGATCATTACACATGTCCTCATTGAGCGAAAACTAGGCCTGATGGTGCCCTAGAGTGTAATTTTCACCCAATGAGTCACCATTAGGCCCAATGATGACAAGTGTTGTGATCTGGTCCACCCCCTCGTATGTTGTGCCCAAAGATGTCACGTGTAATTGTTTTCTTGGTTAAAAAACAATGTTTATGATTCCAAATAACTTAAGCAATGTTTATGGTCGCAAATAACTTAACCAATGTTCATTTGGTAATTTTGACGACAAGTTGTCCATTTTTCGTGATTTTCCCAGATCATAACTACCAAAAATTCTCGAATTAATAATttcttaaaagaaaaaaaataaaagaggcAAAATCATTCTAGCATGAAGATAAACTAGATACAATGATCCAAACAAAACCCGAAGACAAATCGAACCTGTTTCGAGCCATATTTCTTATAATACTGACGTTGAACCGCAGAGCTAAAGTAGACCGACACGTTGTATATGAGATACGACGAATGCTTAGTCAAGTTCAACACAACAAAATCAAAATTCAGCCCCACAACACTGCAAATTCAATCCCCAATGCTT encodes:
- the LOC110921164 gene encoding muscle M-line assembly protein unc-89 isoform X2 yields the protein MGEPACLMRSFSYNHTRIPSNQIKMMQGNYAHGLGPLGGCYSTVEFMSDSSGCEKWSNVSKKCYVEEAKSYTQPGSVAEKKAFFDAYYKKIAAQKAAAAALLEQEKAAAAAAAAAAAAEAQRVTSKVVDLVIDNNIGEDTKNTDSLNFINLEVYKKERPLLKSKPDADKEVRRPIITKKPASSSWVASTHHKKDKFSTPSVNSTPKRAVTPMRTPAKAFVNGVNTTPKRAVTPMKTPAKAFVNGVNSTPKRAVTPTKTPAKAFVNGTNSTPKRTVTPLKTPAKDFVNGVNSTPKRAVTPMRTPAKAFVNEVNSTLKRAITPMKIPVKAYVNGVNSTPKRAVTPMKTPAKAFVNGVNSTPKRAVTPMKTPAKAFVNGVNKQPSATLSVDRSSESFISYTSKLKSPTISSPFVLRTDDRAARRKQMLEEKFNEKQAKVVPQKAQFKEKAGSEFRTTRESSYFKALPLPDFYNGRGTPEKILEAIQIRSHYEKHPRRF
- the LOC110921164 gene encoding putative uncharacterized protein DDB_G0290521 isoform X7; the protein is MGEPACLMRSFSYNHTRIPSNQIKMMQGNYAHGLGPLGGCYSTVEFMSDSSGCEKWSNVSKKCYVEEAKSYTQPGSVAEKKAFFDAYYKKIAAQKAAAAALLEQEKAAAAAAAAAAAAEAQRVTSKVVDLVIDNNIGEDTKNTDSLNFINLEVYKKERPLLKSKPDADKEVRRPIITKKPASSSWVASTHHKKDKFSTPSVNSTPKRAVTPMRTPAKAFVNGVNTTPKRAVTPMKTPAKAFVNGTNSTPKRTVTPLKTPAKDFVNGVNSTPKRAVTPMRTPAKAFVNEVNSTLKRAITPMKIPVKAYVNGVNSTPKRAVTPMKTPAKAFVNGVNSTPKRAVTPMKTPAKAFVNGVNKQPSATLSVDRSSESFISYTSKLKSPTISSPFVLRTDDRAARRKQFQMLEEKFNEKQAKVVPQKAQFKEKAGSEFRTTRESSYFKALPLPDFYNGRGTPEKILEAIQIRSHYEKHPRRF
- the LOC110921164 gene encoding protein WVD2-like 7 isoform X11 gives rise to the protein MGEPACLMRSFSYNHTRIPSNQIKMMQGNYAHGLGPLGGCYSTVEFMSDSSGCEKWSNVSKKCYVEEAKSYTQPGSVAEKKAFFDAYYKKIAAQKAAAAALLEQEKAAAAAAAAAAAAEAQRVTSKVVDLVIDNNIGEDTKNTDSLNFINLEVYKKERPLLKSKPDADKEVRRPIITKKPASSSWVASTHHKKDKFSTPSVNSTPKRAVTPMRTPAKAFVNGVNTTPKRAVTPMKTPAKAFVNEVNSTLKRAITPMKIPVKAYVNGVNSTPKRAVTPMKTPAKAFVNGVNSTPKRAVTPMKTPAKAFVNGVNKQPSATLSVDRSSESFISYTSKLKSPTISSPFVLRTDDRAARRKQFQMLEEKFNEKQAKVVPQKAQFKEKAGSEFRTTRESSYFKALPLPDFYNGRGTPEKILEAIQIRSHYEKHPRRF
- the LOC110921164 gene encoding putative uncharacterized protein DDB_G0290521 isoform X8; the encoded protein is MGEPACLMRSFSYNHTRIPSNQIKMMQGNYAHGLGPLGGCYSTVEFMSDSSGCEKWSNVSKKCYVEEAKSYTQPGSVAEKKAFFDAYYKKIAAQKAAAAALLEQEKAAAAAAAAAAAAEAQRVTSKSKPDADKEVRRPIITKKPASSSWVASTHHKKDKFSTPSVNSTPKRAVTPMRTPAKAFVNGVNTTPKRAVTPMKTPAKAFVNGVNSTPKRAVTPTKTPAKAFVNGTNSTPKRTVTPLKTPAKDFVNGVNSTPKRAVTPMRTPAKAFVNEVNSTLKRAITPMKIPVKAYVNGVNSTPKRAVTPMKTPAKAFVNGVNSTPKRAVTPMKTPAKAFVNGVNKQPSATLSVDRSSESFISYTSKLKSPTISSPFVLRTDDRAARRKQFQMLEEKFNEKQAKVVPQKAQFKEKAGSEFRTTRESSYFKALPLPDFYNGRGTPEKILEAIQIRSHYEKHPRRF
- the LOC110921164 gene encoding protein WVD2-like 7 isoform X13, which codes for MGEPACLMRSFSYNHTRIPSNQIKMMQGNYAHGLGPLGGCYSTVEFMSDSSGCEKWSNVSKKCYVEEAKSYTQPGSVAEKKAFFDAYYKKIAAQKAAAAALLEQEKAAAAAAAAAAAAEAQRVTSKVVDLVIDNNIGEDTKNTDSLNFINLEVYKKERPLLKSKPDADKEVRRPIITKKPASSSWVASTHHKKDKFSTPSVNSTPKRAVTPMRTPAKAFVNGVNTTPKRAVTPMKTPAKAFVNGVNSTPKRAVTPTKTPAKAFVNGVNSTPKRAVTPMKTPAKAFVNGVNKQPSATLSVDRSSESFISYTSKLKSPTISSPFVLRTDDRAARRKQFQMLEEKFNEKQAKVVPQKAQFKEKAGSEFRTTRESSYFKALPLPDFYNGRGTPEKILEAIQIRSHYEKHPRRF
- the LOC110921164 gene encoding protein WVD2-like 7 isoform X10 yields the protein MGEPACLMRSFSYNHTRIPSNQIKMMQGNYAHGLGPLGGCYSTVEFMSDSSGCEKWSNVSKKCYVEEAKSYTQPGSVAEKKAFFDAYYKKIAAQKAAAAALLEQEKAAAAAAAAAAAAEAQRVTSKVVDLVIDNNIGEDTKNTDSLNFINLEVYKKERPLLKSKPDADKEVRRPIITKKPASSSWVASTHHKKDKFSTPSVNSTPKRAVTPMRTPAKAFVNGVNTTPKRAVTPMKTPAKDFVNGVNSTPKRAVTPMRTPAKAYVNGVNSTPKRAVTPMKTPAKAFVNGVNSTPKRAVTPMKTPAKAFVNGVNKQPSATLSVDRSSESFISYTSKLKSPTISSPFVLRTDDRAARRKQFQMLEEKFNEKQAKVVPQKAQFKEKAGSEFRTTRESSYFKALPLPDFYNGRGTPEKILEAIQIRSHYEKHPRRF
- the LOC110921164 gene encoding protein WVD2-like 7 isoform X9 encodes the protein MGEPACLMRSFSYNHTRIPSNQIKMMQGNYAHGLGPLGGCYSTVEFMSDSSGCEKWSNVSKKCYVEEAKSYTQPGSVAEKKAFFDAYYKKIAAQKAAAAALLEQEKAAAAAAAAAAAAEAQRVTSKVVDLVIDNNIGEDTKNTDSLNFINLEVYKKERPLLKSKPDADKEVRRPIITKKPASSSWVASTHHKKDKFSTPSVNSTPKRAVTPMRTPAKAFVNGVNTTPKRAVTPMKTPAKAFVNGVNSTPKRAVTPTKTPAKAFVNGTNSTPKRTVTPLKTPAKDFVNGVNSTPKRAVTPMRTPAKAFVNGVNSTPKRAVTPMKTPAKAFVNGVNKQPSATLSVDRSSESFISYTSKLKSPTISSPFVLRTDDRAARRKQFQMLEEKFNEKQAKVVPQKAQFKEKAGSEFRTTRESSYFKALPLPDFYNGRGTPEKILEAIQIRSHYEKHPRRF
- the LOC110921164 gene encoding uncharacterized protein LOC110921164 isoform X6, translating into MGEPACLMRSFSYNHTRIPSNQIKMMQGNYAHGLGPLGGCYSTVEFMSDSSGCEKWSNVSKKCYVEEAKSYTQPGSVAEKKAFFDAYYKKIAAQKAAAAALLEQEKAAAAAAAAAAAAEAQRVTSKVVDLVIDNNIGEDTKNTDSLNFINLEVYKKERPLLKSKPDADKEVRRPIITKKPASSSWVASTHHKKDKFSTPSVNSTPKRAVTPMRTPAKAFVNGVNTTPKRAVTPMKTPAKAFVNGVNSTPKRAVTPTKTPAKAFVNGTNSTPKRTVTPLKTPAKDFVNGVNSTPKRAVTPMRTPAKAYVNGVNSTPKRAVTPMKTPAKAFVNGVNSTPKRAVTPMKTPAKAFVNGVNKQPSATLSVDRSSESFISYTSKLKSPTISSPFVLRTDDRAARRKQFQMLEEKFNEKQAKVVPQKAQFKEKAGSEFRTTRESSYFKALPLPDFYNGRGTPEKILEAIQIRSHYEKHPRRF
- the LOC110921164 gene encoding muscle M-line assembly protein unc-89 isoform X5 codes for the protein MGEPACLMRSFSYNHTRIPSNQIKMMQGNYAHGLGPLGGCYSTVEFMSDSSGCEKWSNVSKKCYVEEAKSYTQPGSVAEKKAFFDAYYKKIAAQKAAAAALLEQEKAAAAAAAAAAAAEAQRVTSKVVDLVIDNNIGEDTKNTDSLNFINLEVYKKERPLLKSKPDADKEVRRPIITKKPASSSWVASTHHKKDKFSTPSVNSTPKRAVTPMRTPAKAFVNGVNTTPKRAVTPMKTPAKAFVNGVNSTPKRAVTPTKTPAKAFVNGTNSTPKRTVTPLKTPAKDFVNGVNSTPKRAVTPMRTPAKAFVNEAYVNGVNSTPKRAVTPMKTPAKAFVNGVNSTPKRAVTPMKTPAKAFVNGVNKQPSATLSVDRSSESFISYTSKLKSPTISSPFVLRTDDRAARRKQFQMLEEKFNEKQAKVVPQKAQFKEKAGSEFRTTRESSYFKALPLPDFYNGRGTPEKILEAIQIRSHYEKHPRRF
- the LOC110921164 gene encoding protein WVD2-like 7 isoform X14 gives rise to the protein MGEPACLMRSFSYNHTRIPSNQIKMMQGNYAHGLGPLGGCYSTVEFMSDSSGCEKWSNVSKKCYVEEAKSYTQPGSVAEKKAFFDAYYKKIAAQKAAAAALLEQEKAAAAAAAAAAAAEAQRVTSKVVDLVIDNNIGEDTKNTDSLNFINLEVYKKERPLLKSKPDADKEVRRPIITKKPASSSWVASTHHKKDKFSTPSVNSTPKRAVTPMRTPAKAFVNGVNTTPKRAVTPMKTPAKAYVNGVNSTPKRAVTPMKTPAKAFVNGVNSTPKRAVTPMKTPAKAFVNGVNKQPSATLSVDRSSESFISYTSKLKSPTISSPFVLRTDDRAARRKQFQMLEEKFNEKQAKVVPQKAQFKEKAGSEFRTTRESSYFKALPLPDFYNGRGTPEKILEAIQIRSHYEKHPRRF
- the LOC110921164 gene encoding protein WVD2-like 7 isoform X12, whose amino-acid sequence is MGEPACLMRSFSYNHTRIPSNQIKMMQGNYAHGLGPLGGCYSTVEFMSDSSGCEKWSNVSKKCYVEEAKSYTQPGSVAEKKAFFDAYYKKIAAQKAAAAALLEQEKAAAAAAAAAAAAEAQRVTSKVVDLVIDNNIGEDTKNTDSLNFINLEVYKKERPLLKSKPDADKEVRRPIITKKPASSSWVASTHHKKDKFSTPSVNSTPKRAVTPMRTPAKAFVNGVNTTPKRAVTPMKTPAKAFVNEAYVNGVNSTPKRAVTPMKTPAKAFVNGVNSTPKRAVTPMKTPAKAFVNGVNKQPSATLSVDRSSESFISYTSKLKSPTISSPFVLRTDDRAARRKQFQMLEEKFNEKQAKVVPQKAQFKEKAGSEFRTTRESSYFKALPLPDFYNGRGTPEKILEAIQIRSHYEKHPRRF
- the LOC110921164 gene encoding putative uncharacterized protein DDB_G0290521 isoform X1, with translation MGEPACLMRSFSYNHTRIPSNQIKMMQGNYAHGLGPLGGCYSTVEFMSDSSGCEKWSNVSKKCYVEEAKSYTQPGSVAEKKAFFDAYYKKIAAQKAAAAALLEQEKAAAAAAAAAAAAEAQRVTSKVVDLVIDNNIGEDTKNTDSLNFINLEVYKKERPLLKSKPDADKEVRRPIITKKPASSSWVASTHHKKDKFSTPSVNSTPKRAVTPMRTPAKAFVNGVNTTPKRAVTPMKTPAKAFVNGVNSTPKRAVTPTKTPAKAFVNGTNSTPKRTVTPLKTPAKDFVNGVNSTPKRAVTPMRTPAKAFVNEVNSTLKRAITPMKIPVKAYVNGVNSTPKRAVTPMKTPAKAFVNGVNSTPKRAVTPMKTPAKAFVNGVNKQPSATLSVDRSSESFISYTSKLKSPTISSPFVLRTDDRAARRKQFQMLEEKFNEKQAKVVPQKAQFKEKAGSEFRTTRESSYFKALPLPDFYNGRGTPEKILEAIQIRSHYEKHPRRF
- the LOC110921164 gene encoding putative uncharacterized protein DDB_G0290521 isoform X3, with product MGEPACLMRSFSYNHTRIPSNQMMQGNYAHGLGPLGGCYSTVEFMSDSSGCEKWSNVSKKCYVEEAKSYTQPGSVAEKKAFFDAYYKKIAAQKAAAAALLEQEKAAAAAAAAAAAAEAQRVTSKVVDLVIDNNIGEDTKNTDSLNFINLEVYKKERPLLKSKPDADKEVRRPIITKKPASSSWVASTHHKKDKFSTPSVNSTPKRAVTPMRTPAKAFVNGVNTTPKRAVTPMKTPAKAFVNGVNSTPKRAVTPTKTPAKAFVNGTNSTPKRTVTPLKTPAKDFVNGVNSTPKRAVTPMRTPAKAFVNEVNSTLKRAITPMKIPVKAYVNGVNSTPKRAVTPMKTPAKAFVNGVNSTPKRAVTPMKTPAKAFVNGVNKQPSATLSVDRSSESFISYTSKLKSPTISSPFVLRTDDRAARRKQFQMLEEKFNEKQAKVVPQKAQFKEKAGSEFRTTRESSYFKALPLPDFYNGRGTPEKILEAIQIRSHYEKHPRRF
- the LOC110921164 gene encoding putative uncharacterized protein DDB_G0290521 isoform X4 gives rise to the protein MGEPACLMRSFSYNHTRIPSNQGNYAHGLGPLGGCYSTVEFMSDSSGCEKWSNVSKKCYVEEAKSYTQPGSVAEKKAFFDAYYKKIAAQKAAAAALLEQEKAAAAAAAAAAAAEAQRVTSKVVDLVIDNNIGEDTKNTDSLNFINLEVYKKERPLLKSKPDADKEVRRPIITKKPASSSWVASTHHKKDKFSTPSVNSTPKRAVTPMRTPAKAFVNGVNTTPKRAVTPMKTPAKAFVNGVNSTPKRAVTPTKTPAKAFVNGTNSTPKRTVTPLKTPAKDFVNGVNSTPKRAVTPMRTPAKAFVNEVNSTLKRAITPMKIPVKAYVNGVNSTPKRAVTPMKTPAKAFVNGVNSTPKRAVTPMKTPAKAFVNGVNKQPSATLSVDRSSESFISYTSKLKSPTISSPFVLRTDDRAARRKQFQMLEEKFNEKQAKVVPQKAQFKEKAGSEFRTTRESSYFKALPLPDFYNGRGTPEKILEAIQIRSHYEKHPRRF
- the LOC110921166 gene encoding cystinosin homolog, which codes for MIPVAANDVAFSSHAVLLTAFTLFQIAIYDRGSQTVSKITIAIVTGAWMIVAICVVIAIQTHSWLWLVSCFNMLQVSMTAIKYIPQAIMNFKRKSTTGFSIGNILLDLLGGLTNYGQMAVQSFDQHSSVNFFGNIGKTLLSLVSIFFDVLFIVQHYLLYPKKKPERSPSPEPVNHVSLVTSSQHV